In Phaseolus vulgaris cultivar G19833 chromosome 10, P. vulgaris v2.0, whole genome shotgun sequence, a single genomic region encodes these proteins:
- the LOC137816095 gene encoding uncharacterized protein yields the protein MNLYITDKAIWCKVFPTSLKEGMLSWFTQLSPNSVESFKTFSTKFSTQYATSRPHRMSSIALLNIRQKKGEPLRAFMESFRKISQSIKNLMPEIAMHNLISTLQPGQFTDSLIKKSTKNLDEFWNQETKFKQNEELCDFHKNARAKSGGDK from the coding sequence ATGAATCTATACATCACAGATAAAGCAATATGGTGCAAGGTTTTCCCCACTTCTCTTAAAGAGGGAATGCTTAGTTGGTTTACCCAACTTTCTCCCAACTCTGTTGAGAGTTTCAAAACTTTCTCGACAAAGTTTAGCACTCAGTACGCAACAAGTCGACCGCACCGTATGTCGTCTATAGCTCTTCTCAACATCAGACAAAAGAAGGGAGAACCTTTACGAGCATTCATGGAGAGTTTTAGAAAAATATCTCAAAGCATCAAAAACCTCATGCCGGAGATAGCCATGCATAATTTAATCTCGACACTCCAACCTGGCCAGTTCACCGATAGCTTGATAAAGAAATCGACCAAGAATCTTGATGAATTCTGGAATCAAGAAACCAAGTTCAAGCAAAATGAAGAGCTTTGCGATTTTCACAAGAATGCTCGGGCAAAAAGCGGAGGAGACAAGTGA